TGCAATCTCTTTATTTAGATTGTGATCAAGATTCAATTGTTGTTGTCGTAAAGCAAGTAGGACCTGCATGTCATACGGGAGAAAAAACATGTTTTCATTACAAAATTATATAGGGGGATACATATGAAAAACGCCTTTACATTACTATTTGAAACAATTGAAGAACGAAAGAGAAGTCCGCTTCTTGAATCATATACAAATTACTTGTTTTCAAAAGGGGAAGATAAAATTTTAAAGAAAATTGGTGAGGAATGTTCCGAAGTAATTATCGCATCTAAAAATAATGATAAAGAAGAGTTAGTGAAAGAGATGGTTGATGTAATGTATCACTGCTTCGTTTTATTAGCCGAAAAAAATATACCATTAGAAGATATTATGGAGGAAGTGAAAGAAAGAAATGGGAAGCTTTCGAGAGTAGGAGATAGAAGAGAAATAGATACATTATAGGGGGGAATATGTATGAAAGTGGATTATCACATTCATTTAGAAGAAGGACCGTATTCAATAGGGTGGCTTGCTAAAATAAATGAAGCACTGCAACATTATGAACCGCTTAAAGAAGAAAAACATTCTATGGAATGGCTTATGAAAACACAAGAACGCATGCAAAGACGTGTGAAAGAAGGGGCGTTTACAATGAAATGGATTGATTTATATTTAGAAGAAGCTTTGCGAAAAGGTATAAAAGAAGTTGGGATTGTCGATCATTTATACCGTTTTTATGAAGCAAAAGAATACTATGAAAGATATGTCGATATTAGTAATTCGAGGCTTGGTCATTTACAGAAGGAATGGTTAGACCAAGTAAGGGTAGCGTCACTACATGATTTTACAAAGGCAATTGAAGAGGCGAAAGAACGATGGAGTAAAAGAGGTGTTACGCTTAAACTTGGAATTGAAGCGGATTATTTTATTGGTGGTGAACAAGAATTACAATCTTTACTAGCATTAGGAGATTTTGATTATGTAATAGGTTCTGTTCATTTTTTAAATGGCTGGGGATTTGATAATCCAGATACGAAAGAATATTTTAAGGAACATGACTTATATGCTTTATATGATACGTTTTTCAAAACGGTGGAGTGTGCAGTTCGTTCTGAGTTATTTGATATAATAGCTCATCTTGATAATATAAAAGTATTTAATTACCGGCTAGATGAGAATGAACAACTTTCTTATTATACGGAAATTGCACGTGCATTGGTAGAAACAAATACGGCAACGGAAATAAATGCGGGGTTGTACTATCGCTACCCTGTGCGTGAAATGTGCCCGAGTCCACT
This Bacillus paramycoides DNA region includes the following protein-coding sequences:
- the hisE gene encoding phosphoribosyl-ATP diphosphatase, producing the protein MKNAFTLLFETIEERKRSPLLESYTNYLFSKGEDKILKKIGEECSEVIIASKNNDKEELVKEMVDVMYHCFVLLAEKNIPLEDIMEEVKERNGKLSRVGDRREIDTL
- a CDS encoding histidinol phosphate phosphatase domain-containing protein, producing the protein MKVDYHIHLEEGPYSIGWLAKINEALQHYEPLKEEKHSMEWLMKTQERMQRRVKEGAFTMKWIDLYLEEALRKGIKEVGIVDHLYRFYEAKEYYERYVDISNSRLGHLQKEWLDQVRVASLHDFTKAIEEAKERWSKRGVTLKLGIEADYFIGGEQELQSLLALGDFDYVIGSVHFLNGWGFDNPDTKEYFKEHDLYALYDTFFKTVECAVRSELFDIIAHLDNIKVFNYRLDENEQLSYYTEIARALVETNTATEINAGLYYRYPVREMCPSPLYLQVLAKHGVPITLSSDAHYPHDLGKYVEENIKTLRNHDISHLATFTKRVRTMKLLEGEVTILK